A single genomic interval of Desulfomicrobium macestii harbors:
- the wecC gene encoding UDP-N-acetyl-D-mannosamine dehydrogenase, which translates to MFNTISMIGLGYIGLPTATLFASRRKKVIGVDVNQHAVDTINQGKIHIVEPDLDMLVQAAVASGYLRATTVPEPADAFLIAVPTPFTDGHKPDLSCVRAAAQAIAPVLRKDNLVILESTSPVGTTEKLARWLAEARPDLTFPQQAGEAADVQIAYCPERVLPGRVVHELVDNDRVIGGMTRAATFMAATLYKIFVRGDLIATNVRTAEMCKLAENSFRDVNIAFANELSMICDRLDIDVHELIRLANRHPRVNILQPGAGVGGHCIAVDPWFIVDQTPEEARLIRTAREVNDRKIAWVLEKVGQVAAAGPGSVKIACLGLAYKADVDDLRESPALSIVQALADSFPGCLAVVEPHIDILPESLREKGVAKMELKESLEWATVVVTLVGHRQFKSICFDHYDDTCIVDVAGIRKNQA; encoded by the coding sequence ATGTTCAACACCATTTCCATGATCGGCCTTGGCTACATCGGCCTGCCCACGGCGACGCTCTTTGCCTCGCGCAGGAAGAAGGTCATCGGCGTGGACGTCAACCAACATGCCGTGGACACCATCAACCAGGGCAAGATCCACATCGTGGAGCCGGACCTGGACATGCTGGTCCAGGCGGCGGTGGCGTCCGGCTACCTGCGGGCCACCACGGTTCCGGAGCCGGCCGACGCCTTCCTCATCGCCGTGCCGACTCCGTTCACGGACGGGCACAAGCCGGATCTGAGCTGCGTCCGGGCCGCGGCACAGGCCATCGCCCCGGTGCTCAGAAAGGACAACCTGGTCATCCTGGAATCGACCTCGCCGGTGGGCACCACGGAAAAGCTGGCCCGGTGGCTGGCAGAAGCCCGGCCGGACCTGACCTTCCCCCAGCAGGCCGGGGAGGCGGCGGACGTGCAGATCGCCTACTGCCCCGAACGGGTGTTGCCGGGCCGGGTGGTGCACGAACTGGTGGACAACGACCGGGTCATCGGAGGCATGACCAGGGCAGCCACCTTCATGGCCGCGACCCTGTACAAGATCTTTGTGCGCGGCGACCTCATCGCCACCAATGTGCGCACGGCCGAGATGTGCAAGCTGGCCGAGAACAGCTTTCGGGACGTGAACATCGCCTTTGCCAACGAGCTGTCCATGATCTGCGACAGGCTGGACATCGATGTGCACGAACTCATCCGCCTGGCCAACCGCCACCCGCGCGTGAACATCCTGCAACCGGGGGCCGGGGTGGGCGGGCACTGCATCGCCGTGGACCCGTGGTTCATCGTCGACCAGACGCCCGAGGAGGCCCGCCTGATCCGCACGGCCCGCGAGGTCAACGACAGGAAGATCGCCTGGGTCCTGGAAAAGGTCGGGCAAGTGGCCGCCGCCGGTCCCGGCAGCGTGAAGATCGCCTGCCTGGGGCTGGCCTACAAGGCCGACGTGGACGATCTGCGCGAAAGCCCGGCCCTGTCCATTGTCCAGGCCCTGGCCGATTCGTTTCCCGGGTGCCTGGCCGTTGTTGAGCCGCACATCGACATCCTGCCGGAATCGCTGCGCGAGAAGGGGGTGGCCAAAATGGAGCTGAAGGAATCTCTCGAATGGGCAACCGTTGTCGTGACTCTTGTGGGGCACAGGCAATTCAAGTCCATCTGTTTCGATCATTACGACGATACGTGTATCGTTGATGTCGCCGGAATAAGGAAGAACCAAGCATGA
- a CDS encoding coiled-coil domain-containing protein, which produces MTDTQTATSQPVEAEFQARLKDLEEENELLLLQLHQVQEELERYFLKCQDLERGGASAWTGTASAGGWVDDELPSVQAEVSRLTALVETQTRLRDIESKNALNARLGDILIQSVSPSGSIVGLPAKLLGIWRASKAEQPSAALGGKNFDKVIEAFQKGGLEPVNQLLAAEPAPEMRAKAYTALARHQMKNGLFMDAALSARRAYEEEPKPFRLKWLAFRLHDAGEVAEADACLSLLPQDTPFSDSEARQRDQVRYEAKSLRLRDAKQKTGFESRRQAMESQVQSLRRECDKHVKLAAEREAELASLQQTQARLEQEKSALEGRLAAAERRVSELNQATEKSAKLTAEREEENELLLTQLHQVQEELELHFLKVQELEKGLASLEQEKMVLAGQQEASGKLLAERYAEIESLKLSCSKIEQEKLAISRQRIEASLLLSEREAEIRILYETRARLEQEKSNLVAQSEESADLAASRLREIETLTQGLKAIEQEKAVLSGQLEESARMSAERQAKIDSQSQELDKVHQDQAALIAMMEESARLSADLQAEIETLRRTLANLEQQLSTMTTQQEDSAKLLAARQAELESLQRALAQREQEKETLAGQHEHVISQVAERQAEIDSLLQAAGKFDQERAELKKSIEELTRQRDEQSRLVQDRISQIEELQRKAHDREAAESELATRQEMIRGEMVRAEAQLDLLKEILLREQGL; this is translated from the coding sequence ATGACTGACACACAGACCGCAACGTCGCAGCCGGTTGAGGCTGAATTTCAGGCCAGGTTGAAAGACCTGGAAGAGGAAAACGAGCTTCTGCTCCTGCAACTCCATCAGGTGCAGGAAGAGCTCGAAAGATATTTTTTGAAATGTCAGGATCTTGAGAGGGGAGGCGCTAGCGCCTGGACCGGAACGGCATCGGCTGGGGGTTGGGTGGATGACGAGTTGCCGTCAGTGCAGGCCGAAGTCTCGCGGCTGACCGCCCTGGTCGAGACGCAGACGCGGCTGCGCGACATAGAATCGAAGAATGCCCTCAATGCCCGGCTCGGGGATATCCTGATCCAGAGCGTTTCGCCTTCCGGCAGCATTGTGGGCCTGCCGGCCAAGCTGCTGGGGATCTGGCGGGCGTCCAAAGCAGAGCAGCCTTCGGCGGCGTTGGGCGGGAAGAATTTCGACAAGGTCATCGAGGCGTTCCAGAAGGGTGGCCTGGAGCCCGTAAACCAGTTGCTTGCAGCGGAGCCCGCGCCCGAGATGCGGGCCAAGGCGTACACGGCCCTGGCCCGCCATCAGATGAAGAACGGGCTTTTCATGGATGCCGCCCTGTCCGCCAGACGCGCCTACGAAGAGGAGCCCAAGCCTTTCCGTCTGAAATGGCTGGCGTTCCGCCTGCATGACGCGGGAGAGGTTGCCGAGGCCGACGCCTGCCTTTCTCTCCTGCCCCAGGACACTCCGTTCAGCGATTCCGAGGCGCGTCAGCGCGATCAGGTGCGCTACGAAGCCAAAAGCCTTCGCCTGCGCGACGCCAAGCAGAAGACCGGCTTCGAGTCGCGACGCCAGGCAATGGAAAGTCAGGTGCAGTCGCTTCGCCGCGAGTGCGATAAACACGTCAAGCTGGCGGCCGAGCGAGAAGCGGAGTTAGCGTCGTTGCAGCAGACGCAGGCCAGGCTCGAGCAGGAGAAGTCGGCGCTTGAAGGACGGCTGGCGGCGGCGGAGCGCAGGGTGAGCGAACTCAATCAGGCCACGGAAAAAAGCGCGAAACTGACGGCAGAACGTGAGGAGGAAAACGAGTTGCTCCTTACGCAGTTGCATCAGGTGCAGGAAGAGCTGGAGCTCCATTTTCTGAAGGTCCAGGAACTTGAAAAGGGTCTTGCCAGTCTGGAACAGGAAAAAATGGTTTTGGCCGGGCAGCAGGAAGCATCGGGCAAGCTGCTTGCGGAGCGATATGCGGAGATCGAATCGCTCAAGCTTTCGTGTTCAAAGATTGAACAGGAAAAGTTGGCCATTTCCCGGCAGCGCATCGAAGCATCCCTGCTGCTTTCGGAACGGGAGGCGGAGATCAGGATTTTGTATGAGACTCGGGCCCGGCTTGAGCAGGAAAAATCGAATCTGGTGGCGCAGAGCGAAGAGTCTGCCGACTTGGCTGCGTCCCGACTGCGGGAAATCGAAACCCTGACGCAGGGCTTGAAGGCTATTGAGCAGGAGAAGGCGGTGCTTTCCGGCCAGCTGGAAGAATCTGCCAGGATGTCCGCCGAACGGCAGGCCAAGATCGATTCCCAGAGCCAGGAACTGGACAAGGTGCATCAGGACCAGGCGGCGCTGATCGCAATGATGGAAGAGTCCGCCAGGCTGTCCGCCGATCTGCAGGCTGAGATCGAAACCCTGCGCCGGACCCTGGCCAACCTTGAGCAGCAGTTGAGCACGATGACTACCCAGCAGGAAGACTCCGCCAAGCTTCTCGCCGCCCGTCAGGCGGAGTTGGAGTCGCTGCAGCGGGCCCTGGCGCAGCGCGAGCAGGAGAAAGAGACTCTGGCCGGACAGCATGAGCACGTGATCAGTCAAGTTGCCGAGCGGCAGGCGGAGATCGATTCCCTGCTTCAGGCTGCAGGCAAGTTTGACCAAGAGCGGGCGGAGTTGAAAAAGTCAATTGAAGAATTGACAAGGCAGCGAGACGAACAGTCGAGGTTGGTTCAGGACAGGATCAGTCAGATCGAGGAGTTGCAGCGCAAGGCTCATGACAGGGAGGCTGCAGAATCCGAACTGGCGACCCGTCAGGAGATGATTCGCGGAGAAATGGTCAGGGCTGAGGCGCAGCTTGATTTGTTGAAGGAGATTCTTTTGAGGGAGCAGGGGCTATGA
- a CDS encoding rhamnan synthesis F family protein gives MDKVIAGNLRINQGKFKYQGRDNKRKRVAICGWSLAHNAAGRAYTLAKIYETFADVEIVGSLFPKWDSELWEPIRNTAFQYHSFVVESEDRFLEQAMALVAAHPYDIVHLSKPRVPNIFFGLLYKLIWNATVLMDIDDEELAFVKAGQPVSVHAFLQEFGRLPELKNLPGKEWTRLAVGLACEFDALTVSNGALKSRYGGEIIGHARDPRSPSLGKELRESSRHAFGIRPDQKVVLFLGTPRPHKGLLEVARAIQSMRRDDIIFAIVGSFDVSCQGFKAQLESVTGVRYLFVENQPFEELPRILSMADCCALLQDPGHPCSEFQMPAKLSDALAMGVPVIATPTPAMADPIAASAVIPATAGNLAVQLAAALDDRCASQADAGQRYFTENLSIAANAARLQHVVDITRSSPLSQDLILFLKALSVYEPKLDALFELAEPENLHGPERHKALREVETLPGKLAIAVHIYYPEIWPEIAQRLKKLRHPFILDITTPPEQAASVESAVKHDFTAANIHIVPNRGMDILPFLSLVPHWQQEDVIAVCKLHTKKGDGGESATHWRRHLLDTLIGHPDIPARIVRAFADHTSLNLVGPAIFHLSAQRLMYGNGPNLQQISQELGLGPLPQSDWGFFAGTMFWARPDALAPLARLVANKSQFGPDDHAKDGRYEHALERAFGLMAHCPGGKIGLLHHPASPTDMPELQIAEAFAPAARHLINPVHASQAVRQTYSLVDWDAQCCKPRQSGLVSIIVPIYNQPELTAACIASVYQHTANGHFQLVLVDNGSDFGTQTLLQDLARKHPNVLLLRNAENLNFAHGCNLGYAASNGSIVVFLNNDTTVTSGWLPPLVEALRRPDVAAVQPKLLYPDGTIQCIGVVFSEHSPLGYPIYAGMQPQPPWVDSSRSFQAVTGACMAVHAKDFAQLRGFDPVYVNGQEDIDLCLRLNRLRKMNSCWVAAESIVMHHESKTPSRFMHAAHNRRTFVRRWKKIVKPDDLNYYAADGFSVTGYQVDSLDKFSEDLRVFRANIVPELSTS, from the coding sequence ATGGATAAGGTCATTGCTGGAAATCTGCGGATAAACCAGGGTAAATTTAAATACCAAGGCCGGGATAACAAACGTAAACGAGTAGCGATTTGCGGATGGAGCCTGGCTCATAATGCTGCTGGACGGGCTTACACTTTGGCAAAAATTTATGAAACGTTTGCCGATGTGGAGATTGTCGGCAGCTTGTTTCCAAAGTGGGACTCTGAGCTGTGGGAGCCAATCCGCAACACCGCATTTCAATACCATTCTTTCGTTGTCGAGAGTGAAGACCGCTTTCTGGAACAAGCCATGGCGTTGGTGGCAGCCCACCCGTACGACATCGTCCATCTTTCCAAGCCGCGCGTACCCAACATTTTTTTCGGCCTGCTTTACAAGCTAATTTGGAATGCCACGGTCTTGATGGACATCGACGACGAAGAACTGGCTTTTGTGAAGGCAGGCCAGCCCGTTTCCGTGCACGCTTTCCTGCAAGAGTTTGGAAGGCTGCCGGAATTGAAAAACCTTCCCGGTAAAGAGTGGACCCGGTTGGCTGTCGGACTGGCCTGCGAGTTCGATGCCCTTACCGTTTCGAATGGCGCGTTGAAGTCCCGATACGGCGGCGAAATCATCGGGCATGCCCGTGACCCGCGTAGTCCTAGCCTGGGCAAGGAGTTGCGCGAATCAAGCCGCCACGCCTTCGGCATCCGCCCCGACCAGAAAGTCGTTCTTTTTTTGGGGACGCCACGCCCGCACAAAGGTCTTCTTGAAGTCGCCCGCGCCATCCAAAGCATGCGCCGTGACGACATCATCTTTGCCATTGTCGGCAGTTTCGACGTGAGTTGCCAGGGCTTCAAAGCCCAGTTGGAAAGCGTCACAGGGGTGCGGTACCTCTTTGTCGAGAACCAGCCTTTCGAGGAGTTGCCGCGTATCCTCTCCATGGCCGACTGCTGTGCGTTGCTGCAGGACCCTGGGCATCCCTGCTCCGAATTCCAGATGCCAGCCAAGCTCAGCGACGCCCTGGCCATGGGTGTCCCCGTCATCGCGACCCCCACTCCGGCGATGGCCGACCCGATTGCCGCGTCGGCCGTCATACCCGCCACGGCAGGAAATCTCGCCGTTCAGCTTGCCGCCGCGCTCGATGACCGCTGTGCGTCTCAGGCCGATGCGGGCCAACGCTATTTCACCGAGAATCTTTCCATCGCAGCCAACGCCGCGCGACTGCAGCACGTCGTGGACATCACCCGCAGCAGTCCTCTCTCGCAAGATTTGATCCTGTTCCTGAAAGCGCTTTCCGTTTACGAGCCCAAGCTGGACGCCCTGTTCGAGTTGGCAGAGCCCGAGAACCTGCACGGGCCAGAACGGCACAAGGCTCTAAGGGAAGTCGAGACCCTCCCGGGCAAGCTGGCCATAGCTGTCCACATCTACTACCCTGAAATCTGGCCAGAGATCGCACAGCGGCTCAAAAAGCTCCGCCATCCCTTCATTCTGGACATCACCACTCCGCCGGAGCAGGCCGCCAGCGTCGAGTCGGCCGTCAAGCACGATTTTACCGCCGCGAACATTCACATCGTCCCCAACCGGGGCATGGACATCCTGCCTTTCCTTTCTCTGGTCCCGCACTGGCAGCAGGAAGACGTCATCGCCGTCTGCAAACTGCACACAAAAAAGGGCGATGGCGGCGAGAGCGCCACGCATTGGCGTCGGCACTTGCTGGATACCCTGATCGGGCACCCTGACATTCCTGCCCGAATCGTCCGTGCCTTTGCCGACCACACGAGCCTGAACCTCGTGGGTCCTGCCATTTTCCATCTCTCCGCCCAGCGGCTCATGTATGGAAACGGACCGAATTTGCAGCAAATCAGCCAAGAGCTCGGGCTTGGCCCTTTGCCCCAGAGCGACTGGGGCTTCTTCGCCGGCACCATGTTTTGGGCCCGTCCTGACGCGCTGGCTCCGCTTGCCCGGCTCGTTGCAAACAAATCCCAGTTTGGGCCAGACGATCATGCCAAAGATGGCCGATATGAGCACGCCCTGGAACGGGCATTCGGTCTGATGGCGCATTGCCCCGGTGGAAAAATCGGCCTTCTCCATCACCCCGCCAGCCCGACCGATATGCCGGAACTGCAGATTGCCGAGGCATTTGCTCCTGCGGCACGCCATCTCATCAACCCTGTCCATGCCAGCCAGGCTGTACGCCAAACATATTCTTTAGTCGATTGGGACGCACAGTGCTGCAAGCCTCGGCAATCCGGCCTCGTTTCGATCATCGTCCCCATCTATAACCAGCCGGAACTCACTGCGGCCTGTATCGCATCCGTTTACCAGCATACGGCGAACGGGCACTTCCAATTGGTGCTCGTCGATAACGGAAGCGACTTCGGTACCCAGACTTTGCTCCAAGACCTGGCCCGCAAGCACCCCAACGTGCTCTTGCTGCGAAATGCAGAGAATCTCAATTTCGCCCACGGTTGCAACTTGGGCTATGCCGCCAGTAACGGAAGCATCGTTGTTTTTCTCAACAACGATACAACCGTGACATCCGGCTGGCTGCCGCCACTGGTCGAAGCGTTGCGTCGGCCGGACGTGGCTGCAGTGCAGCCAAAACTGCTCTATCCCGATGGCACTATTCAATGCATTGGTGTCGTATTTTCGGAGCACAGTCCCCTCGGCTACCCCATCTACGCCGGCATGCAACCGCAGCCCCCTTGGGTGGATTCCAGTCGCAGCTTCCAGGCCGTGACGGGCGCCTGCATGGCAGTCCACGCCAAGGATTTTGCGCAACTGCGTGGGTTTGATCCGGTTTACGTCAATGGTCAGGAAGACATCGATCTGTGCCTGCGTTTGAATCGGCTCCGTAAAATGAACAGCTGTTGGGTTGCGGCGGAAAGCATCGTGATGCATCACGAAAGCAAAACTCCAAGCAGATTTATGCACGCAGCTCATAATCGCAGGACATTCGTCCGGAGATGGAAGAAAATAGTCAAGCCTGACGACTTGAACTATTACGCTGCAGATGGTTTCAGTGTGACTGGATATCAAGTTGATTCGCTCGATAAGTTTTCAGAAGATTTGCGCGTTTTTCGGGCGAATATTGTCCCAGAGTTATCGACGTCGTAA
- a CDS encoding glycoside hydrolase family 99-like domain-containing protein: MNNSFQRNENQMNAPWQSYWVRANACFRNKDYESAIKFYEKAILQAEHPLKARIRFNLDFALRRAGKTVAPFAILEKPEGLDQYYFDLIKNGGFFDPDWYLEQYKEKHHVTGNPLAHYLAHGVELGTNPSPQFDTTYYLKQNQDVAQSGLHPFLHYICQGCNEDRLCRPLSAQDSLDIYQPEAPQYVPRLEPGDYLKEKAARVIAFYLPQFHPIPENDEWWGEGFTEWTNVRPARPLFEGHYQPHEPDKFLGYYDLRDSSVMRKQIELAKQYGIEGFCFYTYWFSGTRLLETPVDNYLADATLDLPFCICWANENWSRRWDGKDNDLLMVQHYSDQDDVAFISHMAKYLRDPRYLRVDGKPLLIVYRPNLFPSMSETATRWRDFCREIGLGEIYIAYVQSFEKRDPADYGLDAAIEFPPNNSAPPDISKNVVGARVDFSGKIYDWRIFLQRSENFKPKNYTVLRGACPSWDNTARKKERGTVFANSSPKLFERWLTNVFEDTLRRIEDVDQRLVFINAWNEWGEGAHLEPDKRHGYAWLQAVRQAHMAVTSRHQRILIVSHDAHPHGAQLLSLHLAKHFKCDLKLQVDMIVLGEGALLSRFSEHATVHRIDLKTASGSQIDAKLGQIGQKGIRCAIVNTTVSGDIVPHLKRHGIKVVSLVHELPGILAAYNLHEQANSIAMHADRVVFAAQQVKDGFEGFIGRSLSQAAIRPQGLYQRSWLRSGRDKNEIRREIREQLGIPAHAKIVICAGYADHRKGFDLFVEICVHLMQQSEDVFGLWVGHLDQSFADASLGCADAARVRHRLLFTGLVEEPQPYYLAADVYALTSREDPFPSVVMEALDAQIPVVAFRGCGGFEELLDRGCGVLVTMGDVAGFVGAVRGLLDNPQRASQMACLGRNIVERELNFRHYMFDLLEFCGQPIPRVSAIVPNYNYARYLQDRLETVRAQTLPLYELIVLDDCSSDNSLHVIQEFLTQCDVPSRLEINQVNSGSVFRQWRKGVELARGEYVWIAEADDVCKPELVERVVTRMRETGAVLGFSDSWQIDENGDRLGDSYKPYVNEKNSGAFDYSFEMSGRDFLANYLGIKNVILNVSAVIFRRDSFLKSLDKVGNNLFEYKVVGDWRLYIELCASSGVVVYESMSLNGHRRHRRSVTHALQAEIHIQEIESMHALSNKILFFSQNSDNQVDYICHVVNYLKQKK, encoded by the coding sequence ATGAACAACTCTTTTCAGCGGAATGAAAATCAGATGAACGCTCCATGGCAATCGTACTGGGTTCGTGCTAACGCTTGCTTTCGTAATAAGGATTATGAAAGTGCAATTAAATTTTATGAAAAAGCAATCCTCCAAGCTGAACATCCCTTGAAAGCTCGGATTCGCTTTAATCTTGATTTTGCTCTTCGTCGCGCAGGGAAGACAGTTGCTCCCTTTGCCATACTCGAGAAACCTGAGGGTCTCGACCAGTATTACTTCGATCTGATCAAGAACGGGGGATTTTTTGATCCGGACTGGTATTTGGAGCAGTATAAGGAGAAGCACCACGTCACGGGTAACCCGCTGGCCCACTACCTGGCTCACGGTGTCGAACTCGGCACAAACCCCTCGCCGCAATTCGATACCACGTACTATCTCAAACAGAACCAGGACGTCGCCCAATCCGGGCTTCATCCATTCCTGCACTACATCTGCCAGGGCTGCAATGAAGACCGCCTCTGCAGACCCTTGTCGGCGCAGGACAGCCTCGACATATACCAGCCTGAGGCTCCCCAATATGTTCCTCGATTGGAACCGGGTGACTATCTGAAAGAAAAAGCTGCCCGCGTCATCGCCTTTTATCTGCCGCAGTTTCATCCCATTCCTGAAAATGACGAATGGTGGGGCGAGGGTTTTACCGAATGGACCAATGTTCGTCCGGCTAGGCCTCTTTTCGAGGGGCACTATCAACCGCACGAGCCAGACAAGTTTCTTGGTTACTACGACCTGCGTGACTCGTCCGTCATGCGCAAGCAAATCGAACTGGCCAAACAGTATGGTATTGAAGGCTTCTGTTTCTATACATACTGGTTTTCCGGAACCAGATTGCTCGAAACTCCAGTAGATAACTACCTGGCTGATGCCACGCTAGATTTGCCCTTCTGTATTTGCTGGGCCAACGAAAATTGGAGCAGACGTTGGGACGGGAAGGATAACGATTTGCTCATGGTCCAGCACTATTCGGATCAGGACGACGTCGCATTCATCTCGCACATGGCGAAATATCTTCGTGATCCTCGCTACCTTCGTGTTGACGGCAAACCGTTGCTGATTGTTTATAGGCCCAATCTTTTTCCTTCAATGTCGGAAACAGCCACGCGCTGGCGCGACTTCTGCCGCGAGATTGGGTTGGGTGAAATCTACATCGCATACGTCCAGTCTTTCGAAAAACGTGATCCCGCAGACTATGGCTTGGATGCCGCCATCGAATTTCCTCCAAATAATAGCGCTCCGCCTGACATCAGCAAGAATGTCGTTGGGGCTCGCGTCGATTTTTCCGGCAAGATCTATGACTGGCGGATTTTCTTGCAGCGCAGCGAGAACTTCAAACCCAAGAACTATACAGTGTTGCGCGGAGCCTGCCCATCCTGGGATAACACGGCAAGGAAAAAGGAGAGAGGAACAGTTTTTGCGAACTCGAGTCCGAAGCTGTTTGAACGTTGGCTGACCAATGTGTTTGAAGATACCTTGCGACGAATAGAAGATGTGGACCAACGTCTCGTTTTCATCAATGCGTGGAACGAATGGGGAGAGGGCGCCCATCTCGAACCAGACAAGCGCCATGGCTATGCTTGGTTGCAGGCTGTGCGCCAAGCGCACATGGCCGTCACGAGCCGGCATCAGAGGATACTCATCGTCAGCCATGACGCGCACCCTCACGGCGCACAATTGCTCAGCCTGCATCTTGCCAAGCACTTCAAGTGCGACCTGAAGCTTCAAGTTGACATGATAGTGCTTGGGGAGGGCGCCTTGCTGTCGCGATTCTCCGAGCACGCGACGGTTCACCGCATCGATCTCAAGACCGCCAGCGGCTCCCAGATTGATGCCAAGTTGGGCCAGATCGGGCAAAAGGGAATCCGCTGCGCCATCGTCAACACCACCGTTTCCGGGGACATCGTTCCCCATCTCAAACGACATGGTATCAAAGTCGTCTCGCTTGTGCATGAGCTACCGGGTATCCTCGCCGCATATAACTTGCATGAGCAGGCGAACTCTATCGCCATGCATGCCGACAGAGTTGTTTTTGCCGCGCAGCAGGTTAAAGACGGCTTTGAGGGATTTATCGGGCGCTCCCTTTCTCAAGCCGCTATACGGCCACAAGGGCTTTATCAACGCAGTTGGCTGCGGTCGGGTCGAGATAAGAACGAGATCCGTCGTGAAATCCGGGAGCAACTCGGTATCCCCGCCCACGCAAAAATCGTCATCTGCGCTGGTTATGCTGATCACCGTAAGGGGTTCGATCTCTTCGTAGAAATCTGCGTGCACCTTATGCAACAAAGCGAAGACGTCTTCGGCTTGTGGGTTGGGCATCTCGACCAGAGCTTTGCCGACGCCAGTCTGGGTTGTGCCGACGCTGCCCGCGTGCGCCACAGGCTGCTTTTCACGGGCCTAGTAGAGGAGCCGCAACCGTATTATTTGGCTGCCGATGTTTACGCGCTCACCTCGCGTGAGGATCCCTTCCCCTCGGTAGTCATGGAAGCTCTTGACGCGCAAATCCCCGTTGTCGCTTTCCGAGGTTGCGGTGGGTTTGAAGAACTGCTGGATCGCGGCTGCGGCGTCTTGGTCACAATGGGGGATGTTGCAGGCTTTGTCGGAGCAGTTCGCGGATTGCTGGATAATCCCCAGCGCGCATCGCAAATGGCTTGTCTCGGCCGGAATATCGTCGAGCGCGAACTGAACTTCCGCCACTACATGTTCGATCTGCTGGAATTCTGCGGTCAACCAATCCCGCGTGTGTCGGCCATCGTGCCGAATTACAATTACGCTCGTTACTTGCAAGACAGGCTTGAAACTGTAAGAGCCCAAACTCTGCCGCTTTATGAGCTGATTGTTCTCGACGACTGCTCGTCGGACAACAGTCTGCACGTGATACAGGAGTTTCTCACTCAGTGCGATGTTCCCAGTCGGTTGGAGATCAATCAGGTCAACTCTGGTTCCGTGTTCAGGCAGTGGCGCAAGGGCGTCGAGCTTGCACGCGGAGAATATGTTTGGATCGCCGAGGCCGATGACGTCTGCAAGCCAGAGCTGGTGGAGCGAGTTGTCACTCGCATGCGTGAGACAGGGGCTGTTTTGGGTTTTTCCGATAGTTGGCAGATTGATGAAAATGGAGATCGTCTTGGCGACAGTTATAAGCCTTATGTCAATGAAAAAAATTCCGGTGCATTCGACTATTCCTTTGAAATGAGTGGACGCGATTTTCTTGCTAACTATCTGGGAATCAAAAACGTGATTTTGAACGTCTCGGCGGTGATTTTTCGGAGAGACTCGTTTTTGAAATCGCTAGATAAAGTTGGCAATAATTTATTCGAATACAAAGTTGTCGGTGACTGGAGGCTGTATATTGAATTATGCGCTTCGAGTGGGGTTGTGGTGTACGAGTCCATGTCTTTGAATGGACACCGTAGACATCGGAGAAGTGTCACGCATGCATTGCAGGCAGAGATTCATATACAAGAAATTGAAAGTATGCATGCTTTAAGCAATAAAATACTTTTTTTTTCACAAAACTCAGATAATCAAGTTGATTACATTTGTCATGTAGTAAATTATTTAAAACAAAAAAAATGA